CTGATCCTCTGTCTTTCTTCCTCGTTCTGCAAGAGAGAAAGAAGACGATATCTCAGTGGAATTAATCCTAAATGATTGGAAGAAGAGATTGCATTGAGTTCAGACGGGTCCAGAACTCGGTGTGCTCTCCAAAACAGGGATCATTGACTTCCTGGTTTCTTCCTCTTCTCAGGGCACATGGCTCTctgtgtcctctctctctctctctctctctctctctctctctctctctctcttagtatGCTTTCAAGATGAAGCAATGTCGATAGTTCTTCTTACCTTGATTTTGTAGTCTAATTTTGCCTTCCACCGCTTCGGTGTCGCGAACTCTGTAGGCTACAGATGGCTGCTGATCAACTGCAGAACAAGAGAAACAGAACAAATAAGGATCCAACGATCTCTGCGTCTCAAAACTTCTATAGACATAGAGATTACTACAAGAAGAAGAATAGCAGAACAACAAAAGGAATCGAGGGAGGAGAGAAGACTCACCGGAAGTCTCCGACATGGAGATGAAGTATGTTAAGATGACCACGCAGCATCCCACGAGCAACGCCAAACCGAGCTTCCGTGCCTCGAACCGACTCAAGTTCCGAACTACAGTCTTCTCGTATCCCATCTTCCGGGCGTCGCCGCCGCTGGTGGAAGCTTCAGCTGAAAGGAATCACCGGTGGTGAAGGGGAGAGTTGTACGGAACACACAGCAAGAAAGCTCTTCTTTTCCCCCCGCTTGCTGCCAAAGCCTGGTTGGGAATTCTCCTGTGGAATGGATCTgtgggctctctctctctctctcttcttcttcttcttcttcttcttcttcttcttccaaaccCTGTGTAGCTTTGAGAGAGAGGAATGGGTGCAAGAGGTTGCATTTAAATATATCTCCAAAAAAGATACTCTTCATCTAAGGAGATGTAAAACATTGACTAGTCTGCTTGAGGAATTAGTCATCTCCAGTAGGCAAATCTCAAATGTTCATTTTCCAGAATTCCAAATCAAAAAAAATACACCTTTCTACTTtgtattctttttttattatgtgCTTATATGGATCATTAGTAGaaaaataatttacaaaaaatCAGAAGGAAAAAAAAGCTATTTTTATTCTCATCAAATGAAGTTTGTGTAAATGGTCAATGATTTTGTAATCTGAAACTCAAATCCAAAATAATTTTGTGATCTGAGTCTATAATCTATTATCTTTCATTAAAGAACACCTAAGCTGACAGATTGATTCTGTAAAACTGATATCATATTAACTGATCCTATAATTTTACAAAGAGCATGTGATTCAAGTTGAGGAAAAGTTGTGGTTGGCTTTGTTCTAAGACATTGGATAATACTTAAGTGAACCCAAGCTGACTTTTCAAAACTTTCAGCTGCCATCTCATACATGTGAGCAACATAAATGTTCCATGTTGAGTTGCTGTTTCAAGATCTATAAGAAGAACCATTGCACATTGTCATGTTCTGATTGATGActactttttcctttttactgTAGAGAGAGAAAGGAACACATCCATACCAGAGCATTTTACAAGTGACCAAAGTTCTAAGAGAGACTAATGCATTGCTGTACCTCCATAAGTAAGGTATTGAGTGTCCTAAAATAAATGTCACCTAATGCTCAAGATGCCATATGTTTTGCATGTGtatgtatgagagagagagagaaagagagagaatccTAGGTTTTCTAGAAGCATTTCAACAAGGAAATTCTCAAGAGTATGATGACAAATGAGATCATGTTGGACACATCAAGTATCAACCTACTCATGCATGCTACAGTTTAACCTGGGATTTCTCTCCCATGGCTTGAACTGTGGGCTACACACCCACAGGACTTCCAATCAATGAAGCATCATCATGCTTCTTATTTCTCCTCCAACGTGTCTTGTCTCTTTGTCATAAAATAAAAAGCTGAAAGCTACCGAACTGGTAGTCCTATTGGCTTTGCCATCATTCTCACCCTCTTCTCATCATTATAGTTTGTACAGATACCAAAGCATCCCCTCTCTATGGTCTGCTAAAGATGAGCCATGAGCCATGCCCAATACACAGCTCTGCCTTCTTCATTAAGACCAAGTGATTGGTATCAGGACATATCCCACAATAAAGACAAGTTTCAGCCAGTCCAATTGGAGCTGGGAAGCAACTTGGTAACTTGTAGGACTCTAAAATGCTTTtctaatatataaatatacatcatCTCTTCTGCTATCATTGACTTGTATTATGGACTACATGTCATGGATGAATTTATTGAACCAGTCACAAAAAATTGAACAAGTCAAGTGAGTATGCTGTGACAGATAGATAGATCTAATAGCTTTAAAGATATACAAAAAGGAAGGTTCAACTGGTAAGTTATGTAATCAATTCAATGTTCCAACCACTCTGTTGAAATTGAGCAGGAGGATGATAAAGAAATGATGTATGAAGATGGACTTGGATCTAAATTATGTGCATCAATCTAAGTCCACTATGTCCACACCTCTCACAGGAATAAAAAGGAGGTTCATTGACTTTTGAAGCAAAATAATagcaatgataataataatatgcaGTGAACTTACATATCATAGTTTATTATCTGGCATGGAAGTGCATGAATTCCATTACTTGCCTCACAAAATATCTTGATATTACAGTGAACATTCCAACAGAGGCATCACATGTTgggttgttttcttccttttgggCATTTTGTGGGGAATCCTTGAGTTGTTGAAACAGTAACTTGGAACATACTGTCCCTGTGAAGTTCTGGGAAGGGAGTACAATTATTGAAGAACAATATTGCAAGTTCTGTCGAGTTTGGAAGATATTTGAGATCAAAAATTCTGTAAGCTGTCCCCTAATAATTGAGTTTAATGCATAATCCATGAGTCGTCAATTGTCAAGCCAAAGTCTTACGGATAACTCTATCGTAGGTATCATCTAATGACTCACTAAAGAATTATCTAAATTTTATCCTTCTGAAATGCCATGGATTCCAAAATACAGATCCGAACAGAAAAGATTCCTCTACTTCTCAATCAAACCAATAAGAAGCTAAACATGTTGTTCatgtataataataaaattactaCAGTAGATGCAGAACTCTGGTTTTCTTTTCTGTTTATAGATATAAATtgggatgtatatatatatatatatatatatatatatatatatatatatatatatagcaagtgGTATGAATTGTTTTATGAACCACATGGAGCACATGTGATGGAATCATATTGATCCATGAAATCAGTAATGAAAACACAGAGCAAGCTGGCTGTTAAATCTTGAAGAAATGTGAAATCATAGCAACCCAATTGGACTTTCCTTGAGCTCTGGGTGAACATATTGCGCTTTACAAagatgaaatgtttcatttgccgcTAATACGTCTGTTGTCTTGCAGTGGTGCTGAGAGAATTATATATGTAATATGGCAGAAGTAAAGCTTGTCGGGTCTTATGACACCGATTGTTGTAGGGTCATTTGCAAGCTCTTGAAGGCATTGACTTGGTAGAACTCGGTCCTTTGATTCATGGGTTTGATCATTGAGCCAAACAATCAGATTGTATGTTAAGTCATATGCATACATTATATCTACAAAAAGATATTATTTTATGTTTGTAGCAGAGAACATACGCCTTACGAAGAGTGGTGAACAAAGCAGACCTTCATGTTCTTTTCCGTTGTCCAGTCAATAGATCCTTCTATTGTTCTTTGCCTTTTTACATGAGACGAATGCTTTGGCTGTTCTTTTCGTTTTTGTATCCTTTGTTCCAGAGCAACGCAGAATCCAACAACTTCCAGAAATAAAAATAGCGAGATCAACGGCAACAACAAGAAGGCACTTTTCAAGCTCGTACAAGAACTTTCATTAGCAAAGACTAGGGATTTTGGCGATGCAGAAATGTCAGAATCATTCCGTAGTGTCCAATTCAATCAGAACTAATAAAATAGGCTAACCCATGGCAATCACAACTTAAAGAAGATTGATTTAGCATGGGATTAAGATTCAACAGATGCTTCCCTCAGACTTTTAGTTACTGTTAGTTCCGTCTGCAGAAGTTTTGCTTTCATGCTTTCCAAGCTCTACATCTGGCTCCACCGAGCAGCGATGAAGATTGTGTTTCTGGTGGTTGTGATGGTGGTGCCCATGCTTATGATGAGACTTCTTGGCATCTCTTGGCTTCCCTGTTTCGTACTCTTCCCCTGATGATTTGCCCTGGGAGGAGATCCTATTATGCTTGTGATCATCGTAACCGGGCGAATCATCTTCACTCGACCTGAGATGGTGCTTGTGCTTTGAGTGTCTTCTCCTTGCTTGAGAGTCTGAAGTAGAATCTTCATCACCTGACCTGTGATGGTGCTTATGGCGCCTAGAGTGACTCTTTCGGTTAGCTTTCTTTTCCTCGTCTTCAATGCTTGAAGGTGAGCTGCTAGAGTCCGTTCCGGATGAACATCTATACTTCCTCCCATGAGTGTGCCTCTTCCGGCCTGCATCATCGTCATCATTGCTATCATGATCACTGGAGCTTGAGCTTCTTTTCGTAGATCTGTGTTTCCTTTTTCCTCCATCTTCCGAGTCAGACTGGTCATGTTTCCGGTGCTTCTTGTGAATTCTCTTCTTTCTGTACTTCCTTTCAGAATCGCTGCTGTCAGAATCGCTGTCATAATCTGATCCAGAATGGGTCCTTTTCTTGTGTCTTGATGCCttcaatttccttttttttgCTTCTGCATCAGCTTTTGCCTTGGATGCAGCTTCCAGCCTCTGCTCCCATTTCACGGGGCCCTCTTTCTTCTCcagaattttcttcttcttctcttcaacCAATTGCAAGAACTTTTTGCAGTCCATTTGATATGATACAAATATGACTTGAAGCCTGAATATCCATGAAATGATGCAAGGAAGTGCATCTCATAGAAGAGAAAGATCGATGTTAGTTCTTCTAGCATCTCATAGCACAACGGACTCAGTGTGCCATAACTCAATTGTCATCATCTGTAACTATCAATctataaacatattttttttaaaatgttaAATAGACATGACTTGTAAGAAAACTTAGAGCAATGCCATCATTATCTGAGAAAATGCACTGAGCACAATCATATGCAATCATAAATCTTGCACAATCATATAGCTACCACTGAAACCATATCTTTTAGTATTTATAGAGCACAATAAAGAAAGTAATTCTAGACAGTCTCCCCATGATTTAGGGTTCACAAAATAATAAGTGCACAACAAAATAGACATCGAGAAGTTATAGAAAGAAAGCAAATAAAAGAACTTAAAATATAATCATACAAACTTTAGGAGTTCTTATAACTGACTAGTAATTTCCTGCTTTGGAGAACTTTGCTTATATATAGTCATTTATCATATGTATGCTACTTTAGATGAGCAGCAGGGACTAAAGTGCACCTCTATGAATCTTGGAGAGTGGTGAATGATAAACAATTTATGAAAATCAGACAGAAAAAACAATGAAATATAACAATCCCATGGAATACTTAGTTCAAAACAAACAAGAAGAAACACGGGGTCAGCTTTTCACCTTATGCAGAAGTTTCTTGCACGCTTGAGCAAATAGTCAATACCACTTCTTCCCAGTAATGATGAGAACCTAAAGTCACACAAAATAGCATGGAGTCAtttccaaaaaaacaaaaaaaccaaCCTAAATGATCATTAAAGTGTAATTACTAGTTAAATTCTCAACCCAGTTTCACCACAGTGCTAAACTCCTGTATTAAGCCTCTCAAACCCTCACCTAGGGTAAAAAAACGTAATGAGCAAATCAAGCAGAACATTATGCAACCATTCTTCTTATCATTAATGTGATCATTCTTCTTCAATGTTTTCCAATAAAATTAACATCAAGTTCACCAATCATGTCAGTTTGTTGATTCTTGTGATGCCAATTTTTGTTGAGAGATCTGGGTTTATCCATTTTGGTATGACTCCATATAATTGTCAAACTAGATTTTATCAATGCAGATGTAGTTTGTACAAAGATATATAATTACTAAACATCTGAAGGTGCTTTTAAGTCTTCGTCAACAAAACCAACAGGCTACAAACAGCTTACTCACAGCTTGAGGTCACACATTATTTTTCTATAAGAAGTCCATTCTCAAGCGTAGCATTTTAAAAACAAAAATTCTAGGAAATAGGTCTCAGATAAAATTAACACCCTTAAATAAATTATTCAACATGTCAGCAATAATAGGCATTTGTATCCCCTTATATCTCATCAAGCCTATGAGACAGTCACAACAACAAAAAGTCGGGAGCGATACAACACCACAATCCCCATACTTATGAGAAATACAATGCCTGAACCTATACAAAAAAATCACAACCATGTTCATACACTTAAAACATGGTTCAATCAATCATCTCACAGAGTATACATAAacatatttaataaatttaattacaTCCTTATGGGTTCACAGTATCCAAATTCAAATAACAACATTATTAGAACCAAATTCAAGCGTAATACCATGTGACCCCACCTTGAGCCATGCAATTTACCGCATGTTTGTTGCAACACaacctttcttttttttcataacTTTACTcgcttttcccttttctttttttttcacttatTGCTTTGTTGCAATGGGATGCTATTATGTGCCAACAATagattcttttattttctttgactTTAATAGTTTAAAGGCCAACTATGATCACCAGTGAAATCACAGTTGCTTTCCTAATCCAACTAGAGGTACAAGTTATGCTGTAGACAGATAGCACGCGGTCCAGGAACCCAAGCATATCCTCTTGACAGGCAAACAGCAAGACATCTTAACCGAACAAACCAAATCATTCAACCACATGAAACAAAGCAAGAAATTCCAACCACATATCTCCAATAATCAAATAATAGAAAAGAAGGCACAGATCACACTTATCCATCTTGATCAAGTAAGCACATTTCACCATAATCCTAGAAAACTAGcaaacagcaagcaaagcgaacaGATCGACGCCTCTAACATGAGATCGAGTACCAAAACACGGAATATCAAATATCAGGAAGCCCTAACTCAACATCCTGAGGCCGCGCAAGCAAAGGAGGAGGAAACCCTAGATTTAGCGAGAAAACCCCGCAAAACGCCAATCCGCCTGCTAAAACCAGGGGATCGGCAGCCTAAGTCCGGAGATCCATACTCACCACCGACAAAACCCTAAAAGGACACCGCAAAAAGAAGGGGAGAAAGGGGATCTCGAGACGAGTGTACAAAGACAAACAAAGAACGAGAAGCGGAGCGAGATCTCACCGGACCAGAGAGGAAGAAGGCGTCGAAAGAAGGGGGATAGGCCGACCGATGGCTTCCTCTCGACTCCGCCCTCTTCCTGTCTTCTACCACTATTAATTAGCGCGGCGGCTGTGGCTTTTTGTTGGTCACGCCGGCATTATTCTATGTACGTACGAACGCGTCAATACGTACAAAGTACGGATGTGGAGGCGCGTGGAAACCGTCAAGCAATCCATTGGGCTTTGATGGACCGGCCCACATCTAAATAACTTCGAATTTATGTTCATTATACGAATTCCAATTAATCcggtcataaaaataaaataaaataaaattggatatCAATATAAAATACATATCGATGCATTTTTAGCCAATATAATATtacaattatatttataaaaaaatcaattgtagtagttaattttatttataattattactctatgtatgaaatttttttattgaaaatatcaattaatttagttggtaaagatcttgataatttattataagattttggGTTCGAATCCCGCCTTCATTACTTgatctttaaaaaaataatttaaaatttaattaatttttttaaaatataaaagaaataagTTGTGATAGATGATGGTACTGATAGATTTAGTTCGACAtatatgaaaggttaaagaatgattttaattttttatgatttaaattatgatctttta
The window above is part of the Musa acuminata AAA Group cultivar baxijiao chromosome BXJ1-1, Cavendish_Baxijiao_AAA, whole genome shotgun sequence genome. Proteins encoded here:
- the LOC103987842 gene encoding uncharacterized protein LOC103987842, producing MDCKKFLQLVEEKKKKILEKKEGPVKWEQRLEAASKAKADAEAKKRKLKASRHKKRTHSGSDYDSDSDSSDSERKYRKKRIHKKHRKHDQSDSEDGGKRKHRSTKRSSSSSDHDSNDDDDAGRKRHTHGRKYRCSSGTDSSSSPSSIEDEEKKANRKSHSRRHKHHHRSGDEDSTSDSQARRRHSKHKHHLRSSEDDSPGYDDHKHNRISSQGKSSGEEYETGKPRDAKKSHHKHGHHHHNHQKHNLHRCSVEPDVELGKHESKTSADGTNSN